TTTATTTTGGCAATATTTATTATCAGGTTTTATACTTAGTTGTTGGAGTGACTCTTCTAAATTCTACCTCTGCTACCATAAGTGTTAGGGATGTCGGCTATAAGATGTCATCTATGTTAGGGCATAATAATAAACAAGCTCACCATATGACAGAACTAGAATTTGTGGAACTGCTCCATGTTTTTCAACATACTTTCCTTGTTTTCTCCCCCACATAAAGTCTGTAACGATCTTATCTTGAAGGTAGAAATGCTGATGCAGCTTTTAAATACATAGACccgccaaatatttattttcataaCTGATATTGCAttgaagcagtggtctcaaactgtggccctccagatgttgcaaaacttcaactcccagcatgcccgggcagccgtcggctgcccgggcatgctgggagttgaagttttgcaacatctggaggccacagtttgagaccactgcattaaaACCAAAGAAACCCAACGCTTATCATCAGCCAATATaggttattgtttttttaataatatttttgcacctttaaagtcagaagcaaaagttatgttttaaatcaTTTCTACTCATGCCTTGAAGGTAATGTGATCTGGTGGGACATTCTGAGAGCCCTTACTATAGTGGGACTCTCTAGTAATATGCATAAACTGTACTAAATGCAATGTTTTTATACACATAAACACCTTCTATATATGACAATAAAACGAACTTTCCTACTGCGTAAACTTTTCATTACTTTCCAATAAAAAATATAACTCTGTTAAAAGGTCATTTCAAACCAAACATCTCCAGTATGAAACCGTAGCAGCATAACATGAGCAACACAACTCAGTAACTTACCACAACCTCTGCATAGCACCCTGCCAACATCCTTTTTCATATTCCTGCCAGTCTCCAGTGGAGGGAAGGATGCTCTGAAGACTGAGCTACTGTTGGTTGGATCCATGAAGAATATATACCTGCTGTCCTCCTTCAGCTTCAAACAGCTGGAACCGAAATCCCCTTGCACTGTTATAATAGAGTCTTTCTCCAAGCCTGCAGATTTCACCGCCCAGACTTGGTGTACCTTCACCAGGTAAGACTCTGGGATTCCAGGAGCCACGGAGGAAGATGTACCATCAAATGTGGTGAAGTCAGAAAAGCCACTGAGTGCTATGGTAGCAGTGGTGGTAAAGCTGCCTGCAGAAGGTGCAGTCCAGCTGTTGGCAGTGGCTACCTGTTCTTGGGATGCAGTACTCACCACCACTGACACTGTCTGATGCTTGTCTATGGTTCCATTCACCTGCCCTTTGACCACCTGTCCTCTTCTTTTCCCAGAAGTAACAAAGTCCCCTTCTTCTGGCACCTTTCTCTTGCGCCCCTCTGGTGCCTGCTGTTGCTGCACTTTGCCCTCAATCACCACCCGAGAGCGTTGAGCCAGTTCCTGTACAGAGCCCGCACTTGGGGAA
Above is a genomic segment from Hyla sarda isolate aHylSar1 chromosome 1, aHylSar1.hap1, whole genome shotgun sequence containing:
- the LOC130366969 gene encoding pro-neuregulin-2, membrane-bound isoform-like, producing the protein MRLQYTSSSSSSTSSLAAGLAPCLLPGPGSGLAGGGCSCCWGCCYGALLFFLWTSAAVTASSSSSSSSSAGGAGAGGAAVTGAPGSAGSSGAAASTHSPAPPLPAAVVAGGALLAAVVAGAGGGGVLSSSTGGALCYSSPSAGSVQELAQRSRVVIEGKVQQQQAPEGRKRKVPEEGDFVTSGKRRGQVVKGQVNGTIDKHQTVSVVVSTASQEQVATANSWTAPSAGSFTTTATIALSGFSDFTTFDGTSSSVAPGIPESYLVKVHQVWAVKSAGLEKDSIITVQGDFGSSCLKLKEDSRYIFFMDPTNSSSVFRASFPPLETGRNMKKDVGRVLCRGCECGLIHLWTYLCGPLDWTD